From Macadamia integrifolia cultivar HAES 741 unplaced genomic scaffold, SCU_Mint_v3 scaffold46, whole genome shotgun sequence, a single genomic window includes:
- the LOC122068807 gene encoding dof zinc finger protein DOF3.4-like, whose protein sequence is MPSDNSEQRVAKAPPPPDHENLRCPRCDSTNTKFCYYNNYNLSQPRHFCKSCRRYWTQGGTLRNIPVGGGTRKNPKRSRTSSASSSSSSTSSSTSQDPNSATPISVSAEQPDMSFPICGDLNLEPNISGTAPGAFTSLLNSQNTGFLALGGFGLGLNSGFDDLGFGLGRGGWPFTDVGEVGSIGGGNTWQLGSSEPVFADGDCFSWPELAISTPGHGLK, encoded by the coding sequence ATGCCATCGGACAACAGCGAGCAGCGAGTAGCTAAAGCTCCACCGCCACCGGATCATGAAAACCTCCGCTGCCCACGCTGCGACTCTACCAACACCAAGTTCTGCTACTACAACAACTACAACCTCTCCCAGCCCCGTCATTTCTGCAAATCCTGCCGCCGCTACTGGACTCAGGGCGGAACCCTCCGCAACATCCCTGTCGGTGGCGGCACCCGCAAGAACCCCAAACGCTCCCGTACCTCTTCcgcctcctcctcttcttcatccaCTTCCTCTTCTACCTCTCAAGACCCCAACTCCGCTACCCCCATCTCTGTCTCTGCTGAACAACCTGACATGTCCTTCCCCATATGCGGGGACCTAAATCTTGAACCAAACATCTCTGGGACTGCCCCTGGAGCTTTCACTTCGTTACTTAACTCTCAGAACACGGGCTTTCTGGCGCTGGGTGGGTTCGGCCTAGGCCTCAACTCCGGGTTCGATGACCTCGGGTTTGGGCTTGGCCGAGGGGGTTGGCCCTTCACCGATGTCGGCGAAGTTGGAAGCATCGGCGGTGGAAACACATGGCAGCTTGGGAGCTCTGAACCAGTCTTCGCCGACGGTGATTGCTTTTCTTGGCCGGAACTTGCAATTTCCACGCCTGGACATGGTCTGAAGTGA
- the LOC122068819 gene encoding lysine histidine transporter-like 8: protein MDERPETELVSIPATPDILTPSGQRSPRPASKDAKSSSAWTPTSLISPRFLSPIGTPMKRVLINMKGYLEEVGHLTKLNPQDAWLPITESRNGNAHYAAFHNLNAGVGFQALVLPVAFAFLGWSWGIISLTIAYFWQLYTLWILVQLHEAVPGKRYNRYVELAQAAFGERLGVWLALFPTVYLSAGTATALILIGGETMKLFFQIVCGPLCSSNPLTTVEWYLVFTSLCIVLSQLPNLNSIAGLSLIGAVTAITYSTMVWVLSVSQPRPPTISYQPLSSPSSSASLFAVLNALGIIAFAFRGHNLAMEIQATMPSTFKHPAHVPMWRGAKVAYFFIAMCLFPVAIGGFWAYGNLMPSGGILNALYGFHSHGIPRGLLATTFLLVVFNCLSSFQIYSMPVFDSFEAGYTSRTNRPCSVWVRSGFRVFYGFISFFIGVALPFLSSIAGLLGGLTLPVTFAYPCFMWVLIKKPQKFSFNWYFNWTLGWLGIGFSLAFSIGGIWSMVNNGLKLKFFKPPN, encoded by the exons ATGGATGAAAGGCCAGAGACGGAGTTGGTCTCAATACCAGCGACGCCGGATATATTGACGCCGTCGGGGCAGAGATCGCCTAGGCCAGCGTCCAAGGATGCGAAGTCCTCGTCGGCATGGACGCCGACATCGCTGATATCGCCGAGGTTCCTTAGTCCGATAGGGACGCCGATGAAGCGAGTGCTGATCAACATGAAAGGGTACTTGGAGGAGGTGGGTCACCTAACCAAGCTCAACCCTCAGGATGCCTGGCTTCCAATCACTGAGTCTCGCAATGGCAACGCCCATTATGCCGCTTTCCACAACCTCAATGCTGGTGTCGGATTCCAGGCCCTCGTCTTGCCCGTCGCCTTCGCTTTCCTCGGCTG GAGTTGGGGAATAATCTCCCTAACCATAGCTTACTTTTGGCAACTTTACACCTTGTGGATTCTGGTCCAGTTGCATGAAGCAGTTCCAGGGAAGAGGTACAACAGATATGTGGAGCTTGCACAGGCAGCATttg ggGAAAGGCTGGGTGTGTGGCTTGCTCTATTCCCAACGGTGTACCTTTCAGCAGGTACTGCAACAGCATTGATTCTCATTGGTGGTGAGACAATGAAGCTTTTCTTCCAGATAGTCTGTGGGCCTCTTTGTTCATCAAATCCTCTAACAACAGTAGAGTGGTATCTGGTCTTCACTTCTCTTTGCATCGTTCTATCTCAGCTTCCAAACCTCAATTCTATTGCGGGGCTGTCTCTCATAGGTGCAGTGACAGCCATCACATATTCTACCATGGTGTGGGTCCTCTCAGTGAGTCAACCAAGGCCACCCACTATTTCATATCAGCCCCTTTCATCCCCCTCCTCCTCTGCCTCACTTTTTGCAGTCTTGAACGCACTAGGAATTATAGCATTTGCTTTCAGGGGTCACAATCTTGCAATGGAAATACAG GCAACAATGCCATCAACTTTTAAGCACCCAGCTCATGTGCCAATGTGGAGAGGAGCCAAGGTTGCATATTTCTTCATTGCCATGTGCTTGTTCCCTGTTGCAATAGGAGGTTTCTGGGCTTATGGGAATCTT ATGCCTTCGGGAGGAATTCTGAATGCTTTGTACGGTTTCCACAGCCATGGCATTCCACGGGGACTCCTTGCAACAACATTCCTCTTAGTTGTGTTCAATTGCCTAAGCAGCTTTCAGATATACTCAATGCCTGTATTTGACAGTTTTGAAGCAGGGTACACCAGTCGTACCAACCGCCCTTGCTCAGTTTGGGTCAGATCTGGTTTCCGAGTATTCTATGGGTTTATATCCTTCTTCATTGGGGTAGCCCTTCCGTTTCTCTCCAGCATTGCTGGTCTGTTGGGAGGCCTTACTCTTCCAGTCACCTTTGCTTACCCTTGCTTCATGTGGGTCCTCATAAAGAAGCCCCAAAAGTTCAGTTTCAATTGGTATTTCAATTGGACTCTAGGGTGGTTAGGGATTGGTTTTAGTTTGGCTTTCTCTATTGGGGGTATTTGGAGTATGGTGAACAATGGACTGAAGCTTAAATTTTTTAAGCCCCCCAATTAA